AGACTGGTTTATGATTATGACTGTAGCATTTGTATTATTGGGATTGGCATTAGCTCTATGGTTATTAGACCACTTTGGATATAGAAGCTACACACCTTTGTTTACAGCAATTCTTGTTGTCATGTATGGAATTTATCTATTTTTCTTCAAGAAAGAAGAAATTAGGGACAAGGTTCGTAGGATGCTATTTTTTGTGCTAACAATTCTAATCGCTGTGTATCTACTATCGAATGCTATTAAAAGTTTTGACATCCTCGGGTTTACGTCAATTTCTATATTAGCTATAACTGTCCCTTCTATGATGCACGCCTTTGCTTTAATCCTTTTTGGGAAAAAGGAAGACTAATTAAAAAAATGTTCTGGTGCAAAAATAATATACCAAAGCAGGTTGTGATTGAATGTTTAACGATGGATTTCCAGTTCATTTGAGAGATGATGTGACAAAAATAATTAAACTCATTTCGTCAATGCCCTATAATAATAGCACTATTGGAGAATCGCAGGATATTGATGAGTATGTTCAAGATGATATTGTGATAAAATTTCCTTATCGTATTTACTACATCGATAATTCAGATAAATATATAGATAGTTTAAATGTACAACAAAAAATGATTTTGCATTGTATTTATTCAAGAAGTTGTGACGGATTTGTGCGACAGAAGCATTTAAAGTTATTACTAATGATGGATTATGAGAATTGGGCTATTCCTTACATTGTTAAAATATGTGATGAGTATGTCATAGAAATAGTAGAAATGACTTATGAAATCTTAAAAGAACGGGACACAGAAGAGATTAAGAAATTTTGCCTTGAAAATAATGCGTTATTTTACAAAAGCTACAATAGAATGATTAGTTATTGGAACGAGTATTACAGATTAAAATACAATAATTTTCAAGAATACGTTGGTAGAAAATTATTTGAAGATTGTTTTGGATACTCTATATAAAAGGAACGATGAAAAAATAGGGTTCTGACGATACACTAGGAAAGAGAACCTTTAGATTTAGTTGTTAGTAGGGAAATTTTAGAGGAAAGATGAAGGAAGGGGAATACGGATTAAATTTAAGCTGCAGGTGTTCTGATGAATGTGAACTGAGAGCGTTTGTTTAATTTTTCACCCTAGTAAGCTTGAACGATGACAAGCACTAATTGAGAGGTACAATTATGTCTAGAATACTTGATAAGAAAAATTACAATAATAAAAAATCTAGTTCTAGTTTTGATTTTGAGAGCACTCAATGGGAACGTTTCCTAACTATAGATGGAAACAGAGCGTATAACATAGGTGTTAATTGCGATACATGTAGTTTCTTTTTTGAGAGGTTAGGTTGAGCAAATCGCAGTAGTTTAGCCCCTTCTGAGTTATCGAAACAATTAAAAAAAGGACTTAAACAGTTAGACTCACTATTTGTGGATGACTTATCAAATATAATACCCAAGGGTAACTACATTATTGCATTATTGGAGATAAATCCGCAAATGGTTACATTAGGGAGTCAGAATGATTACTTTGTAAATGAGCAACTTAATGTATGGGGGATTGACCCGTTTTGGGGACTACCTCAATACCCAAAGATTGAATATTATAGGGGAGAAACGAAAGTAATATCTAATGACGAAAAGCTATTTGAATTTATAGTTCCAATGACACCAAAGAATTGGTTAGATATTGAAACAATAAATTACTATGATAATGCCATTGACGAACATAATAAACCAACTGCTGTTGCCCTTTCTGTCTTAGATGTTAGACAGCCTGCTGATTGGAAAGGTGAACTAAAACACAATAAACATTATTGTTTAAGTCATTACTTAATTGACGGTCACCATAAAGTTCACTCGTCATATAGGAACGGTAAACCAATCACAATGTTATCGTTTTTGGCTCTTAAACAATGCATTGCTTATGAAGATGATATAGAAAGCATCTATTCAGTAATATAATTTCTTGTTCAACGAAAGGGCGCAATTGTGGAATAACAAAGGTAGAAAATAATCGAACTCTTTATAAAAACAAACATTTAATCTTCAGGTGAAGAAGCCATTTTGATCAAGTTTTCAAAATGATTTTTTAGTTCATAAGAGCAACTCTTATTTTTCCAAACAAAAATTGGGCTAACTATTATGTTAGCCCAATTCATTAAAATACTTTTGTTGTCCAATCTTCACAATTCCATACATCTGTTGCAATATCATGATAAAAATCAGGTTCGTGGGAGATAAATAGGATACTCCCCTTGTATGCCTTTAATGCGCGCTTTAATTCGTCCTTTGCATCCACATCCAAATGGTTCGTCGGCTCATCGAGTACGAGTAGGTTTGTTTCTGAATTGATGAGCTTGCATAATCGTACCTTTGCTTTTTCTCCACCACTTAATACTTCGACCTTGCTTTCAATATGCTTTGTTGTAAGTCCGCATTTTGCAAGAGCGGCACGAACTTCGTATTGAGTAAAAGATGGGAATTCACTCCAAATTTCTTCAATACAAGTGTAATTATTTTTTGTTTTGATTTCCTGTTCAAAATATCCTATATGCAAATAATCGCCAAGTTCTACCTTACCCGAAACAGGGCTGATTTCACCTAAAATACTTCGTAATAGTGTCGTTTTTCCAATTCCGTTTGCCCCAACAAGCGCAATTTTTTGGCCACGTTCCATACGAAGGCTTAGCGGCTTAGAAAGTGGTTGATCATATCCAATTACAAGGTCGTTTGTTGCAAAAATGACCTTTCCAGCAGTTCTAGCTTCTTTAAAATGAAATTCAGGCTTTGGCTTTTCAGAAGCGAGTTCAATCACGTCCATTTTATCCAGTTTCTTTTGACGTGACATGGCCATATTACGTGTAGAGACACGGGCTTTATTTCTAGCGACAAAATCCTTTAGTTCCGAGATTTCTTGTTGCTGACGCTTATAAGCGGATTCTAATTGTTGTTTCTTCATTTCATATACTTTAAGGAAGTCATTATAGTCGCCAACGTAACGATTTAATTCTTGATTTTCCATATGATAAATTAAGTTCACCACATTATTTAAGAACGGTATATCATGAGAGATTAAAATAAAGGCATTTTCATAATCTAAAAGGTACCGTTTTAGCCATTCAATATGTTGTTCATCAAGGTAGTTAGTCGGTTCATCTAAAAGTAATATTTCTGGCTTTTCAAGTAATAGCTTTGCAAGTAAAACTTTTGTTCGTTGTCCACCACTTAGGTCGTGGACATCACGATCTAGTCCTATATCTGTTAGACCAAGACCTCTTGCCACTTCATCAACCTTAGCGTCGATTACGTAAAAATCATTGTTTGTTAGCATGTCTTGAAGTGTCCCTGTTTCTTCAAGAAGTACTTCAAGTTCCTCAGGTGCAACTTCTCCCATTTTTGCAAAAAGTGCGTTCATCTCAGCTTCAATATCAAACAAATATTGAAAGGCTGTTTTCAAGATATCGCGAATCGAGGCCCCTTTTTTTAAAACGGCATGCTGATCTAAGTAGCCGACACGTACTTTTTTAGACCAATCTACTTTTCCTTCATCCGGTTGTAGTTTTCCTGTAATAATGTTCATAAAGGTAGATTTACCTTCACCATTTGCTCCAATTAAGCCGATATGCTCCCCTTTCAATAGGCGAAAGGAGACGTCATTGAAAATAGCACGGTCACCGAATCCATGACTTAAATTTTTGACAGTTAAAATACTCATAGTTGTCACCAAATCCTTTTATATTGATGAATTTATTATAAAGAAAATGGAGTGATTTTACCATTGAACAAGAAATTATTCCATACACTACCATCGATGTGTAATTTTTATTTAGTTGCGTGACGAGTGAAAAAATAGTTTGGTCAGTTGGAACTTTTTTATAATTTTATCGTAAATAATAGTATAAGAAAGGGGAGTTTGAACATGGGGGATAACGGATGTATTAAATGTGGTCATAAAGATGCTGGAACAAAGGAGATTGCAGCAACGGGTACGGGATTATCGAAAATGTTTGATATTCAACATAACAAATTTACCGTTGTGTACTGCAAAAAATGTGGTTATTCCGAGCTATATGCTAAGGAAGCCTCTACGTCATCCAATATATTGGACTTATTTTTCGGGTAATTGTCTCGTTGGGTATAGAATGAACACTATCGAGGAAAAGGAGCTATTTAGGCTCCTTTTTTGTTTTTGTAAAAGAAGATGTTTGATGAAAGGACCGACAATATCCCTTGTTATGTTGTTTTCTTTAATTTTGTCGCTAACCATCGCATCATTCTGCACGAAGATTATAGGGTCAATGCTAGACAACTTCACTGGTTTTATGATAATAAAGAAAGTAGAGAGATGAAGGAGTGAATAAAATGAATAGAAGTGCACTGGTAGTAGGTGCTACGGGGTTAGTTGGAAATGAATTGGTCAATCTCTTGTTGGAGAGTGACGAATATACTTCGGTGACAATTTTGGTAAGAAGAGATGTGAATTTACAGCATCCAAAATTGACCGTGAAAATAATCGATTTTGATCAGGTAGATGAGGCCATTAACGAATACTATGATGATGTTTTTTGTTGTTTAGGAACGACGATTAAGAAAGCGAAAACGAAAGAGAATTTTCAAAAAGTTGATTTAGCTTATCCATTAAACATAGCCCAAAAAGCGAAAGAACAAGGATTAGGTCAATTTCTTGTTATCTCATCTCTTGGTGCAAATACTTCCTCTCCTTTCTTTTATAGTCGGGTAAAAGGCGAATTAGAGAAGGGTTTGATTGAATTAGATTTACCATCCCTAAAAATTTTTCGACCGTCTCTGTTAGTAGGTCAACGACCTGAGGTTCGCTTAGGGGAAAAAAGCGGAGAGATTGCTGGGAAATTGTTTCGACCGTTTTTAATAGGCCCAATGAGAAAGTATCGTTCGAATAAAGGAGAGAAGGTTGCGGAAAGAATGTACGAAGCAGCACTTCATCCTACATCGACTTCTGTCACCGTTTATGAATCATCAGACTTACAATAAAAACAGAAAGCCTCAAGGAATTACCTTGAGGCTTTCTGTTTTTATTTAGAATAACTTTTTAAGTATTGTTGGATTAACATGTGAATTTTCTTCCATTTAATATCCGGTAAATACGTGAGCATTCCCTTCAAAACGACTGCACGTGGTGCCTCCCTATTTAACTCTTCGATTAAAACTTGGACTGTATCTTGTACTTCAACGGCTTCTTCTGTTGTGAACTGTTGTTGAAGCGTTTCTAAATAAAGAAGAATGTCTTCCCTTGTCGTTGGGGTTGAAGTAAAAGTACAGATAGATTCAGTCCGAAAAAGAGGTTCCTCATTTGACTGAATAATCCCAGCTACGAGGTCATCAAGTCTGCTTAGTAGATAAACTGCTACTTGTTCTGGATGAAGGGATTCTTTTTCAAAAATCATATATTCCATATACGTTTCGAAAATACCTCGTAACATAAAGCTCAAGTCTACTAAATACTTTTCAACCTTCTCTCCATATATAGAAGTAATTAATTGTTGATAAAAAACATGTTGTTCATAACGCATATTCATCAAATAAGTTTGAATTTCTTCAGAAAAAGGCACTGCTTTTTCTCGTAATTGCATAATAATAAAGGCTTTATGTTGTTCTATTTCTTCTATTTGAACTTGAAATTGTTTAATAAATTTCTCTCTTGGTGGGAGTGGCTGAACTTCAATACTTAATACTTTCTGCTTAATTTGCTTCGTATGGTATTGTAGAATTCCAAGAAAAAGGGAATCTTTTGACTTGAAATGTAAATAGAAAGCGCCCTTTGAGATGCCACTTTCTTTTGCAATTTCTTGAATGGATGTGTTACTAAATCCTTTGTTTGCAAATAGTTTCATGGCCGTCTCAATGATTAACAATTCTTTTTCTGTCATTGTTCTGCCTCTTTTCATTGTACCTAATAGTGAGAGTGGTACTATTATTATGTTTTTATTATGACCGCTTGGTCATTTTATGTAAAGAGGTTAACAAATAATTCACAATTTATTAGTTGACTATTGACTTGTCGGTCAGTATGATAAGGATATATTGTGACCGGACGG
The Bacillus spongiae DNA segment above includes these coding regions:
- a CDS encoding ABC-F family ATP-binding cassette domain-containing protein produces the protein MSILTVKNLSHGFGDRAIFNDVSFRLLKGEHIGLIGANGEGKSTFMNIITGKLQPDEGKVDWSKKVRVGYLDQHAVLKKGASIRDILKTAFQYLFDIEAEMNALFAKMGEVAPEELEVLLEETGTLQDMLTNNDFYVIDAKVDEVARGLGLTDIGLDRDVHDLSGGQRTKVLLAKLLLEKPEILLLDEPTNYLDEQHIEWLKRYLLDYENAFILISHDIPFLNNVVNLIYHMENQELNRYVGDYNDFLKVYEMKKQQLESAYKRQQQEISELKDFVARNKARVSTRNMAMSRQKKLDKMDVIELASEKPKPEFHFKEARTAGKVIFATNDLVIGYDQPLSKPLSLRMERGQKIALVGANGIGKTTLLRSILGEISPVSGKVELGDYLHIGYFEQEIKTKNNYTCIEEIWSEFPSFTQYEVRAALAKCGLTTKHIESKVEVLSGGEKAKVRLCKLINSETNLLVLDEPTNHLDVDAKDELKRALKAYKGSILFISHEPDFYHDIATDVWNCEDWTTKVF
- a CDS encoding zinc ribbon domain-containing protein, whose translation is MGDNGCIKCGHKDAGTKEIAATGTGLSKMFDIQHNKFTVVYCKKCGYSELYAKEASTSSNILDLFFG
- a CDS encoding NAD(P)H-binding protein, whose translation is MNRSALVVGATGLVGNELVNLLLESDEYTSVTILVRRDVNLQHPKLTVKIIDFDQVDEAINEYYDDVFCCLGTTIKKAKTKENFQKVDLAYPLNIAQKAKEQGLGQFLVISSLGANTSSPFFYSRVKGELEKGLIELDLPSLKIFRPSLLVGQRPEVRLGEKSGEIAGKLFRPFLIGPMRKYRSNKGEKVAERMYEAALHPTSTSVTVYESSDLQ
- a CDS encoding TetR/AcrR family transcriptional regulator — protein: MTEKELLIIETAMKLFANKGFSNTSIQEIAKESGISKGAFYLHFKSKDSLFLGILQYHTKQIKQKVLSIEVQPLPPREKFIKQFQVQIEEIEQHKAFIIMQLREKAVPFSEEIQTYLMNMRYEQHVFYQQLITSIYGEKVEKYLVDLSFMLRGIFETYMEYMIFEKESLHPEQVAVYLLSRLDDLVAGIIQSNEEPLFRTESICTFTSTPTTREDILLYLETLQQQFTTEEAVEVQDTVQVLIEELNREAPRAVVLKGMLTYLPDIKWKKIHMLIQQYLKSYSK